A region of Legionella donaldsonii DNA encodes the following proteins:
- a CDS encoding acetoacetate--CoA ligase, which produces MNTVVWQPKEPQKSRMWQFMQFVAQKQQRQFADYQQLHAWSVQEPALFWQALCDYFHLTFNSSAKQALNTYDHMLDARWFEGATFNFAEKLLTRRDEHPALISVNEEGERQVLSYKELYQEVARCAAGLKQVGVVKGDRVAAIMPNVSYTIIAMLATASIGAIWSSCSPDFGAQAAIDRLGQIEPKVLFVCDGHQYLGKKHEATSKIIEVSKAIPSLVKIVVCPVIHTEANFDALTKAITVDKFVKPVKDCEFAALPFAHPLYILFSSGTTGKPKCIMHGAGGTLLQHLKELGLHTDIKAEDNLCFYTTCGWMMWNWMVSVLALGATLTLYEGAPTYPDASRLFQLIENEKITVFGTSAKFISAVEKADTKPNQQFSLKTLRTILSTGSPLLPKNYDFVYQQVKSDVQLSSISGGTDIVSCFALGNPILPVYRGELQCLGLGMAVKVFNEQGKPVSEERGELVCTKPFPSMPVGFWQDPDKQAYKRAYFERFNDVWAHGDFAEVTKHHGLIIYGRSDAVLNPGGVRIGTAEIYRQVEKIPEVVDSVVIGQDWQEDVRVVLFVKLREGLQLNDELINTIRQTIRHNASPRHVPAKILQVNDIPRTMSGKTVEVAVRQTVHGQTINNLQSLANPEALNDFKNRQELAD; this is translated from the coding sequence ATGAACACAGTGGTATGGCAACCCAAAGAGCCCCAAAAAAGCAGAATGTGGCAATTTATGCAATTCGTTGCCCAAAAACAGCAGCGACAGTTTGCTGATTATCAACAGTTGCATGCATGGTCCGTGCAAGAACCGGCCCTTTTCTGGCAGGCTCTATGTGATTACTTTCACTTAACCTTTAATAGTTCCGCCAAACAAGCCTTAAACACCTATGACCATATGTTAGATGCCCGTTGGTTCGAGGGAGCAACATTTAATTTTGCTGAAAAATTATTAACTCGACGTGATGAACATCCTGCCTTGATCAGCGTTAATGAAGAGGGAGAACGCCAGGTTTTAAGTTATAAAGAACTGTATCAAGAAGTTGCTCGCTGTGCAGCTGGTTTAAAGCAGGTTGGTGTTGTTAAGGGGGATCGCGTTGCCGCCATCATGCCGAATGTCTCTTATACCATTATCGCCATGTTAGCGACTGCTTCAATCGGCGCTATCTGGTCTTCCTGTTCCCCTGATTTTGGTGCTCAGGCTGCTATAGATCGTTTAGGTCAAATAGAGCCCAAAGTTTTGTTCGTTTGTGATGGCCATCAATATCTGGGCAAAAAGCACGAAGCCACCAGCAAGATAATAGAAGTGAGTAAAGCGATTCCTTCACTGGTTAAAATAGTTGTTTGTCCCGTTATCCATACTGAAGCTAACTTTGACGCCCTTACCAAAGCGATCACTGTTGATAAGTTTGTTAAACCGGTTAAAGATTGTGAGTTTGCGGCACTCCCCTTCGCTCATCCGCTGTATATTCTCTTTTCATCAGGAACAACAGGTAAACCAAAATGCATCATGCATGGTGCCGGTGGAACCCTCTTGCAACATCTAAAAGAATTGGGCCTGCACACGGACATCAAGGCAGAGGACAACCTCTGTTTTTACACAACCTGTGGCTGGATGATGTGGAATTGGATGGTGTCGGTTTTAGCGCTTGGTGCAACACTGACGCTTTATGAAGGGGCTCCGACCTACCCAGATGCCAGTCGTCTGTTCCAATTAATTGAGAATGAAAAAATTACTGTCTTCGGTACAAGTGCCAAATTTATCTCAGCCGTAGAAAAAGCAGATACGAAGCCAAATCAACAGTTTTCCTTAAAAACCCTGCGTACAATTCTCTCTACTGGCTCACCACTGTTGCCTAAAAACTATGATTTTGTCTATCAACAGGTGAAATCCGATGTGCAATTGAGCTCCATATCAGGCGGGACTGATATCGTTTCCTGCTTTGCATTGGGTAATCCAATTCTGCCTGTTTATCGCGGCGAATTACAATGTTTGGGGCTTGGCATGGCGGTTAAGGTTTTCAATGAACAGGGGAAACCAGTCAGTGAGGAGCGTGGAGAGTTAGTGTGCACCAAACCTTTTCCATCCATGCCAGTGGGTTTTTGGCAAGATCCAGATAAACAAGCTTATAAACGTGCTTATTTTGAGCGTTTTAACGACGTCTGGGCCCATGGTGATTTTGCCGAAGTGACTAAGCACCACGGTCTTATTATTTATGGTCGTTCCGATGCTGTATTAAATCCTGGTGGTGTACGCATAGGAACCGCTGAAATTTATCGTCAGGTAGAAAAAATTCCTGAAGTGGTCGACAGTGTAGTGATAGGTCAAGACTGGCAAGAAGATGTTCGTGTGGTGTTATTTGTTAAATTAAGAGAAGGCCTACAGTTAAATGACGAGTTGATTAATACCATTCGTCAAACCATACGCCATAATGCTTCTCCTCGCCACGTACCAGCCAAAATCCTGCAAGTGAACGATATACCACGCACGATGAGTGGTAAAACAGTGGAAGTCGCTGTACGACAAACAGTCCATGGGCAGACCATTAACAATCTCCAATCACTTGCCAATCCCGAAGCGTTAAACGATTTTAAAAATCGTCAGGAACTAGCTGACTAG
- a CDS encoding VirK family protein, which yields MKKQLMSILALLSFSVHASELSTFAEVADAVVGGKQINFVVSFKDCETENPTANIKASFRPQALMLIANNRVTASDKHFTLDNLGNPIIEYVKYTIHADTSVEVQVASMNAKDYHPVERHQIHCQLGKSFQVFSNERQIT from the coding sequence ATGAAAAAGCAATTAATGTCAATTCTTGCGCTGTTATCATTCTCAGTACATGCCAGTGAGCTTAGTACTTTTGCTGAAGTGGCAGATGCTGTGGTTGGAGGGAAACAAATAAATTTTGTAGTATCCTTCAAGGATTGTGAAACAGAGAATCCAACCGCTAATATTAAAGCATCCTTCAGGCCTCAGGCGCTGATGTTAATTGCCAATAACCGAGTTACTGCCTCTGATAAGCATTTCACATTGGATAATCTCGGAAATCCTATTATCGAGTACGTGAAGTACACTATTCATGCAGATACTAGCGTTGAAGTACAAGTAGCCAGTATGAACGCCAAAGATTATCATCCTGTAGAGCGCCATCAAATCCATTGTCAATTAGGAAAGAGTTTTCAAGTGTTTAGCAATGAGCGCCAAATTACTTAA